In a genomic window of Mycoplasma iguanae:
- the thyA gene encoding thymidylate synthase, whose product MKQYLDLLSYVMENGKKRQNRTGIDTISIFGYQMHFDLAEGFPLLTTKKVHWKSIVHELLWFIKGDTNIKYLVDNNVNIWNEWPYASYKQSSDFQGETQKEFIEKIRQDTVFAKKYGNLGPVYGKQWRDFEGVDQLKNLIAEIKQNPNSRRLIVSAWNPKEVNQMMLPPCHSLFQFYVEDGKLSCQLYQRSGDIFLGIPFNIASYSLLIYLIAHETNLKPGKFVHTIGDAHIYVNHLNQVKEQLQRNTKSLPAIHLNKNKSIFDFQFEDIILEGYDPHPLIKGEVAV is encoded by the coding sequence ATGAAACAATATTTAGATTTATTATCATATGTTATGGAAAATGGTAAAAAAAGACAAAATAGAACAGGCATTGATACTATCAGCATTTTTGGATACCAAATGCATTTTGATCTGGCTGAAGGTTTTCCTTTACTAACTACCAAAAAAGTTCATTGAAAAAGTATTGTTCATGAACTACTTTGATTTATTAAAGGAGATACTAACATTAAATATTTGGTTGATAATAATGTTAATATCTGAAATGAATGGCCATACGCTTCTTACAAACAAAGTTCTGATTTTCAAGGTGAAACTCAAAAAGAATTTATAGAAAAAATTCGTCAAGATACAGTCTTTGCTAAAAAATACGGTAATTTAGGTCCTGTTTATGGCAAACAATGAAGAGACTTTGAAGGAGTCGATCAATTAAAAAATCTTATTGCTGAAATTAAACAAAATCCCAATTCTCGTCGTTTAATTGTTTCTGCATGAAATCCCAAAGAAGTTAATCAAATGATGTTGCCCCCTTGCCACTCACTTTTCCAATTTTATGTAGAAGATGGTAAATTAAGTTGTCAACTTTATCAACGTTCAGGTGATATTTTTTTAGGAATCCCTTTTAATATTGCCTCCTATTCTTTATTAATTTATTTAATTGCTCATGAAACTAATTTAAAGCCTGGAAAATTTGTCCACACCATCGGTGATGCTCATATTTATGTAAATCATTTAAATCAAGTTAAAGAACAGTTACAAAGAAATACCAAATCATTACCTGCAATTCACTTAAACAAAAATAAAAGTATTTTTGATTTCCAATTTGAAGATATTATATTAGAAGGTTATGATCCTCATCCATTAATTAAAGGAGAGGTGGCAGTATAA
- a CDS encoding dihydrofolate reductase has product MLKAIWAMTKDGLVGKDNTIPWHIKEEFQHFRNTTLHQDVIMGKNTFLSLPKILDKRKMFVLSDDSSWKVEHENVFIIDSFTEVIKPYKNNPHKDLYVMGGIYVYEQMIPLCDELIVTIIKGQYTGNRYLKNIDFTPFEVIKKVEHELFDVFYYQRKN; this is encoded by the coding sequence ATGTTAAAAGCTATTTGAGCAATGACCAAAGATGGTTTAGTAGGTAAAGATAATACAATTCCATGACACATTAAAGAAGAATTTCAACATTTTCGCAATACAACACTACACCAAGATGTCATTATGGGAAAAAATACCTTTTTATCATTACCTAAAATTTTAGATAAAAGAAAAATGTTTGTACTTTCTGATGATAGTAGCTGAAAAGTAGAGCATGAAAATGTTTTTATAATTGATAGCTTCACAGAAGTCATTAAACCTTATAAAAATAATCCCCATAAAGATTTATACGTCATGGGAGGAATTTATGTTTATGAACAAATGATACCTTTATGTGATGAATTAATTGTCACAATAATTAAGGGACAATATACTGGAAACCGTTATTTAAAAAATATTGATTTTACTCCTTTTGAAGTTATCAAAAAAGTTGAACATGAACTTTTTGATGTTTTTTATTATCAAAGAAAAAATTAA
- a CDS encoding HAD family hydrolase produces the protein MNNKILVFSDVDGTLYGDNFIVKHQTIKHIHQLSEKYNVELIIATGNPPFSRHQKLADDLKVRYLITSNGSTIFDNVEKKYLFKKTFSLEQQKQVIAAAKNFNLQLNFWNHQDYFSLNHKEEFIKSWIYSMEDTSKVLLNVDQPQEEVVKMELFGEKTDIDQAYKFLENSKLQIVRMREKHLEITQQDVSKGSAISWFITNIILNSVDNIMVIGDSPNDWSMFETTKYSYAMANANKETKLKAKYHTSAHDQNGVGEAIVDFLYRSRNIKPSK, from the coding sequence ATGAATAATAAAATTTTAGTATTTTCCGATGTAGACGGAACTTTATATGGAGATAATTTTATAGTTAAACATCAAACTATAAAACATATCCATCAATTAAGCGAAAAATACAACGTAGAACTAATTATTGCTACAGGAAATCCACCTTTTTCAAGACATCAAAAACTTGCAGATGATTTGAAAGTTCGTTATTTAATCACTTCAAATGGTTCTACCATTTTTGATAATGTAGAAAAAAAATATTTATTTAAAAAAACTTTTTCTCTAGAACAACAAAAGCAAGTAATTGCAGCAGCTAAAAATTTTAACTTACAATTAAATTTTTGAAATCATCAAGACTATTTTTCTTTAAATCATAAAGAAGAGTTTATAAAATCTTGAATTTATTCAATGGAAGATACCAGCAAAGTTTTATTAAACGTTGATCAGCCACAAGAAGAAGTTGTAAAAATGGAGCTTTTTGGTGAAAAAACAGATATTGATCAAGCTTACAAATTTTTAGAAAATTCCAAATTACAAATTGTTAGAATGCGTGAAAAACACCTTGAAATTACTCAACAAGATGTCAGCAAAGGTTCAGCTATTAGTTGATTTATCACTAATATAATTTTAAATTCAGTAGATAATATTATGGTAATTGGTGATAGCCCTAATGACTGATCTATGTTTGAAACTACAAAATACAGTTATGCTATGGCTAATGCAAATAAAGAAACCAAGTTAAAAGCTAAATATCATACAAGTGCTCACGACCAAAATGGTGTCGGTGAAGCGATTGTAGACTTTTTATATAGAAGTAGAAATATTAAACCTTCTAAGTAG
- a CDS encoding MAG3240 family lipoprotein: MTKKQIIWSSVGLIAAAATGVGIALIKPIIIHSSNNSFIKNIQFNKKLTLNERDFLLKNFNYLQLVDIHNAFDILVDQNDQPLGLITNQKNHLFWANAQNISHLLPKTEKFFAFVEQKGDNQTKNVIKTNYWHILDYTKWSKPLNSENVDNFDGYVGDILQNYNFESGYQDAVDNFQILFWKMINEVESRNANKTNIFQLKNKLFPNLMSPKSDVRASAWIKNTEQIKLWEQLFLIYLHQFNIEVDQVNFKINPEVFHFKNISGDYLKMELEFINGTTKTKIADPIIIGPFKSYTNIQPSDADFYLKLDREVETDKKLFNEYVTNPILRLKPDNFFGLIRYDSFSANSTTFQNYTAKAFVKFFNQWKDLFEIIVPQHRKNIDFSYKLTNAKVVDYIKTFQIVEFEVEVIKVDKTREVFSWFSIDLDKNHRHLLRGYQKGPLHAKFFNVDTFWDASTLEKQYHNSIPSGMEADSLFEGNKPIIINILEYIDQQIANKANIWAEANYKSNFEAKNLTTDSVPYKVFKTLLEKELLGLFLNNKAITWNNDFSEWNETFFSGLDHIDVTIINNLEIPGTVFLKLNLLDKDNNSLLSVQNQEKIFAWNFFKGSMQRYNAANPAEDSFLLLKKS; encoded by the coding sequence ATGACAAAAAAACAAATTATTTGATCTTCAGTTGGTTTAATTGCAGCTGCAGCAACAGGTGTAGGTATAGCCCTAATTAAACCAATTATTATTCATAGCAGTAATAATTCATTCATTAAAAATATTCAATTTAATAAAAAATTAACTCTTAATGAACGAGATTTTTTATTAAAAAATTTTAATTATCTCCAATTAGTTGATATTCATAATGCTTTCGATATTTTAGTTGATCAAAATGATCAACCATTAGGTTTAATCACAAATCAAAAAAATCACTTATTTTGAGCAAATGCTCAAAATATTAGTCATTTATTACCTAAAACCGAGAAATTTTTTGCTTTTGTAGAACAAAAAGGTGATAATCAAACAAAAAATGTGATTAAAACAAATTATTGACATATTTTAGACTACACAAAATGATCAAAACCATTAAATTCAGAAAATGTTGATAATTTTGATGGTTATGTTGGAGATATTTTGCAAAATTATAATTTTGAAAGTGGATATCAAGATGCTGTTGATAATTTTCAAATCTTATTTTGAAAAATGATAAATGAAGTTGAATCACGTAATGCGAATAAAACTAATATTTTTCAATTAAAAAATAAATTATTTCCTAATTTAATGAGCCCTAAATCAGATGTTAGAGCAAGTGCATGAATTAAAAATACTGAACAAATTAAATTATGAGAACAGCTATTTTTAATTTACTTGCATCAATTTAATATTGAAGTAGATCAAGTAAACTTTAAAATTAATCCTGAAGTTTTTCATTTTAAAAACATTTCCGGGGATTACCTAAAAATGGAACTAGAATTTATAAATGGAACTACAAAAACAAAAATAGCAGATCCAATAATTATTGGCCCATTTAAAAGTTATACAAATATCCAGCCATCAGATGCTGATTTTTATCTAAAACTAGATAGAGAAGTTGAAACAGATAAAAAATTATTTAATGAATATGTTACAAATCCTATTTTAAGATTAAAACCTGATAATTTTTTCGGATTAATAAGATATGATTCCTTTTCTGCTAATAGTACTACATTTCAAAATTATACTGCTAAGGCTTTTGTAAAATTTTTTAATCAATGAAAAGATTTATTTGAAATAATAGTACCTCAACATCGAAAAAACATTGATTTTTCTTATAAACTTACCAATGCCAAAGTTGTTGATTATATAAAAACCTTTCAAATCGTAGAATTTGAAGTAGAAGTTATTAAAGTTGATAAAACCAGAGAAGTATTTTCATGATTTTCTATTGATTTAGATAAAAATCATCGTCATCTTTTAAGAGGTTACCAAAAAGGTCCATTACATGCTAAATTTTTTAATGTTGATACTTTTTGAGATGCTTCCACTTTAGAAAAACAATATCATAATTCCATACCTTCAGGTATGGAAGCAGATAGTCTATTTGAAGGTAATAAGCCAATAATAATTAATATTTTAGAATATATTGATCAACAAATAGCTAATAAGGCTAATATTTGAGCAGAAGCCAATTACAAAAGTAACTTCGAAGCCAAAAATTTGACCACTGATAGCGTTCCTTATAAAGTTTTTAAAACTTTATTAGAAAAAGAATTATTAGGTTTATTTTTAAATAATAAAGCAATTACATGAAATAATGATTTTTCAGAATGAAATGAAACATTTTTTAGTGGTTTAGATCACATTGATGTTACTATAATCAATAATTTAGAAATTCCTGGAACTGTTTTTTTAAAACTAAATCTTTTAGATAAAGATAATAATTCTTTATTAAGTGTACAAAATCAAGAAAAAATCTTTGCATGAAACTTTTTTAAAGGTTCAATGCAAAGATATAATGCTGCTAATCCTGCAGAAGATTCCTTTCTACTTTTAAAAAAATCTTAG
- a CDS encoding PTS transporter subunit IIABC, whose translation MTLAKKQKFSDDHKSVKARGGNSKLKLFLSKLSGAFMLPISLMAIAGLFLGVGATIASLAGQDPTGSMIHLQRFGKFIENLGSPVFAAMPLVFAAAFVVAYSEEAGVGVFAAIIGYLTFSFIQQGFISHPTKIETVGDETKTVALDGWEILFTGAGRDPIAMKSVVGSSLGITSLQTSIFGGILVGLIVSWTYNKFHTIQLPQIISFFGGKRFVSLMVILFMVPLAFLFLIFWPWVGVGLNNFGILLGKSPAGVESLIFGYIERSLIPFGLHHAFYSPLWYTSVGGNVLESLQRWSEVSGNSLDASTDLLKWLSAESAQGTEVVGDSYISVLLLKSPFNSISYKTAATGDALQSKPLFEFVASELGIKVGRYMQGKYSFMQFALPAAAAAMIMAAPKENRKMAAGTVIPSAVTSFVTGVTEPIEFTFLFLAPYMFWGFHAIMAAISFMLMNILGAHMGMTFSGGILDTVIYGIIPVQKGTNFWWYLAIGAGYVPIYYFVFYYVIKLRNLETPGRGENTKLFTRRDFDAKNNSENQLNPQLSLIVEGMGGWENVINFNNCASRLRYDIKDRSKVSEAKLKAAGAAGVKFVGANHVQAIFGPQAEQFNSKIKSLKGAKLSSSTGSPVETTVQKSSIVSDGKIISVSSVVEKGTLKKLESLNDGVFSENMMGDGVVVEFDKKAKVAQVFAPISGTLEVVFPTGHAYGIKSKEGVSLLVHIGIDTVNLNGKGFTSKVKQGQKVKQGDLLAEVDLEFVRKNAPSTDVIIVVNADSSLSKVIDAKFDSKVSKESELFKVK comes from the coding sequence ATGACACTTGCTAAAAAACAAAAATTTAGTGATGATCATAAGAGTGTAAAAGCTAGAGGTGGAAATAGTAAATTAAAACTATTTTTATCTAAGCTTTCAGGAGCATTTATGCTTCCTATCTCTCTTATGGCCATTGCTGGGTTATTCTTAGGTGTTGGTGCGACCATCGCTTCTTTAGCGGGACAAGATCCTACAGGTAGCATGATTCACTTACAAAGATTTGGTAAATTTATCGAAAATTTAGGTAGTCCCGTCTTTGCCGCTATGCCTTTGGTATTTGCTGCCGCCTTTGTTGTAGCTTATAGTGAAGAAGCTGGTGTTGGAGTTTTTGCTGCAATTATCGGTTATTTAACTTTTTCCTTTATTCAACAAGGTTTTATTAGTCATCCAACCAAAATAGAAACAGTGGGTGATGAAACAAAAACAGTTGCATTAGATGGTTGAGAAATACTATTTACTGGAGCTGGTAGAGACCCTATTGCAATGAAAAGTGTAGTAGGATCTAGTTTAGGTATTACTTCTTTACAAACCTCTATTTTTGGAGGGATTCTTGTTGGATTAATTGTTTCATGAACATACAACAAGTTTCACACAATTCAATTACCTCAAATCATTTCATTTTTTGGTGGTAAAAGATTTGTTTCACTTATGGTTATTTTATTTATGGTGCCATTGGCATTCTTATTCTTAATTTTTTGACCATGAGTTGGAGTTGGACTTAATAACTTTGGTATTTTATTAGGAAAATCTCCTGCTGGTGTAGAGTCATTAATATTTGGTTATATTGAAAGATCTCTAATTCCTTTTGGATTACACCACGCATTCTATTCACCATTATGATATACATCAGTCGGTGGAAATGTGCTAGAATCATTACAAAGATGAAGTGAAGTGTCAGGAAATAGTTTAGATGCTTCAACTGATTTATTAAAATGATTATCAGCTGAATCAGCACAAGGAACAGAAGTTGTTGGTGATTCATATATTTCAGTTCTTTTATTGAAATCACCTTTTAACTCAATTTCATATAAAACAGCAGCTACAGGTGATGCTTTACAAAGTAAACCATTATTTGAATTTGTTGCAAGTGAATTAGGTATTAAAGTGGGTAGATACATGCAAGGTAAATACTCATTTATGCAATTTGCTTTACCTGCTGCAGCTGCAGCTATGATTATGGCTGCTCCTAAAGAAAATCGTAAAATGGCAGCCGGTACAGTTATTCCTTCAGCTGTTACATCATTTGTAACAGGAGTTACAGAACCTATTGAATTTACATTCTTATTCTTAGCTCCTTACATGTTCTGAGGGTTCCATGCTATTATGGCAGCTATTTCATTCATGTTAATGAATATTTTGGGTGCTCACATGGGTATGACATTCTCAGGAGGAATTCTAGATACAGTTATTTATGGAATTATTCCTGTACAAAAAGGAACAAATTTCTGATGATATTTAGCAATAGGTGCTGGATATGTTCCTATTTATTACTTTGTATTCTACTATGTAATCAAACTAAGAAATTTAGAAACACCTGGTAGAGGTGAAAATACTAAATTATTCACAAGAAGAGATTTTGATGCTAAAAACAATTCTGAAAACCAACTTAATCCACAATTATCATTAATTGTTGAAGGTATGGGTGGATGAGAAAATGTTATTAACTTTAATAACTGTGCTTCAAGATTAAGATATGATATTAAAGATAGATCAAAAGTTTCAGAAGCTAAATTAAAAGCTGCAGGAGCTGCTGGTGTAAAATTTGTTGGTGCAAATCACGTACAAGCAATTTTTGGACCTCAAGCAGAACAATTTAATTCTAAAATTAAATCATTAAAAGGTGCAAAATTATCTTCATCAACCGGTAGTCCTGTAGAAACAACTGTACAAAAATCTTCGATTGTTTCTGATGGTAAAATTATTTCAGTTAGTTCTGTAGTTGAAAAAGGAACATTGAAAAAATTAGAATCATTAAATGATGGTGTTTTCTCTGAAAACATGATGGGTGACGGAGTAGTTGTAGAATTTGATAAAAAAGCAAAAGTTGCTCAAGTTTTTGCGCCAATAAGTGGTACTTTAGAAGTTGTATTTCCTACAGGTCATGCATATGGAATTAAAAGTAAAGAAGGTGTGAGTTTATTAGTTCACATCGGTATTGATACAGTTAATTTAAATGGTAAAGGATTTACAAGTAAAGTTAAACAAGGTCAAAAAGTTAAACAAGGTGATTTATTGGCTGAAGTTGATTTAGAATTTGTAAGAAAAAATGCTCCTTCTACTGATGTCATTATTGTTGTTAATGCAGATTCTTCACTATCAAAAGTTATTGATGCTAAATTTGATTCAAAAGTTTCAAAAGAATCAGAATTATTCAAAGTTAAATAA
- a CDS encoding DUF2779 domain-containing protein, which yields MKENKLIRFSQYLAYLTSQEYFIWHDLNAQETIKSNWTSEYEETYISENLDEDQLLKEMWSSLVLDFSTEENPPSFVESNQNAFNFIKEAMFNHIKKRYDPEKVYFIKSKNAQGAVIETAEAINSGKYEVIFFAVFQYKNALAFPSVYFPLEKKVSNFVLSTSTKVKLYAKAFWDYWITKKATKDHAENYSLFILDIIDKYQAKKIEIAEIFSAWVGKGKKTISYKLKQENHLTAYMKKCFYQFGNFNNETLTCDENAFSIISAIENHNFCRNNGPDCKSSYFFESIDNVINIINEAQKQESFTDLTEKDDTLFGRNKYANLLIEKLHPEIANISGNILNFQQILKYIENKKKYNGLDLVNNPEELIAFLKSNNISSPTLEKIILKENHFNLKKLKSYIDLLSRKDEILVWYDFEGFSMPFAILDNTYPYEQIVFQVSIIKTKNDEIFQKENIVYDPLKISLDTFREMIKKLYSNKAHKFIVYNKAYELTRLKSMVCLIENVDDYHEVLNSSKYKMMVDHIIDNTLDLLDIFSKKDQTTDLSTVLLYELKGFSSIKKIEKYITQHNFPLKHKIVPYKSLEIQNGLMAMNSAINRYLGAIGDQEWNNYKVQSLKKYCENDVMAMIMIFDFVKYLYKTHSSNKKTPL from the coding sequence ATGAAGGAAAATAAATTAATAAGGTTTAGCCAGTATTTAGCTTATTTAACTTCTCAGGAATATTTTATTTGACATGATTTAAATGCTCAAGAAACAATTAAATCAAATTGAACTAGTGAATATGAAGAAACTTATATAAGTGAAAATTTGGATGAAGATCAACTTCTAAAAGAAATGTGATCTTCATTGGTATTAGATTTTTCTACAGAAGAAAATCCTCCTTCTTTTGTAGAAAGTAATCAAAATGCTTTTAATTTCATTAAAGAAGCGATGTTTAATCATATTAAAAAAAGATATGATCCAGAAAAAGTTTATTTTATTAAATCTAAAAATGCCCAAGGCGCAGTAATTGAAACAGCAGAAGCAATTAATTCTGGTAAATACGAAGTTATTTTCTTTGCCGTATTTCAATATAAAAATGCCCTAGCTTTTCCTAGTGTTTATTTTCCTTTAGAAAAAAAAGTTTCTAATTTTGTTTTATCAACTTCAACAAAAGTAAAGTTATATGCAAAAGCTTTTTGAGATTATTGAATTACTAAAAAAGCTACCAAAGATCATGCAGAAAATTATTCATTGTTTATTTTAGATATTATTGATAAATATCAAGCTAAAAAAATTGAAATTGCTGAAATCTTTTCTGCTTGGGTCGGAAAAGGTAAAAAAACAATATCATATAAGCTAAAGCAAGAAAATCACTTGACAGCTTATATGAAAAAATGCTTTTATCAATTTGGTAATTTTAATAATGAGACTTTAACTTGTGATGAAAATGCTTTTTCCATTATTTCTGCAATTGAGAATCATAATTTTTGCAGAAATAATGGACCAGATTGCAAATCGAGCTACTTTTTTGAATCAATTGATAATGTAATTAATATTATTAATGAAGCTCAAAAACAAGAAAGTTTTACTGATCTAACAGAAAAAGATGATACTTTATTTGGACGTAACAAATATGCAAATCTGCTAATAGAAAAATTACATCCTGAAATTGCTAATATTTCGGGAAATATTTTAAATTTTCAACAAATCTTAAAATATATTGAGAATAAAAAAAAATATAATGGGCTAGATTTAGTAAATAATCCAGAAGAATTAATTGCTTTTTTAAAATCTAATAACATATCTTCACCTACTTTAGAAAAAATCATTTTAAAAGAAAATCATTTTAATTTAAAAAAATTAAAATCTTATATTGATCTTTTATCAAGAAAAGATGAAATCTTAGTTTGATATGATTTTGAAGGTTTTTCCATGCCTTTTGCTATTTTAGATAATACTTATCCCTATGAGCAAATAGTATTTCAAGTTTCTATTATTAAAACTAAAAATGATGAAATTTTTCAAAAGGAAAATATTGTTTACGATCCTTTAAAAATTTCTTTGGATACTTTTAGAGAGATGATTAAAAAACTTTATAGTAATAAAGCTCATAAGTTTATTGTTTACAATAAGGCTTATGAGTTAACTCGTTTAAAATCAATGGTTTGTTTGATTGAAAACGTTGATGATTACCATGAAGTTCTAAATAGTTCAAAGTACAAAATGATGGTAGATCATATTATTGATAATACATTAGATTTACTAGATATCTTTAGTAAAAAAGATCAAACTACAGATCTTTCAACTGTACTATTATATGAACTAAAAGGTTTTTCGAGTATTAAAAAGATCGAAAAATATATTACTCAACATAATTTTCCCTTAAAGCACAAAATAGTACCTTATAAATCATTAGAAATCCAAAATGGTTTAATGGCAATGAATAGTGCCATTAACCGTTATTTAGGTGCTATTGGTGATCAGGAGTGAAATAACTACAAAGTACAATCATTGAAAAAATATTGTGAAAATGATGTTATGGCAATGATTATGATCTTTGATTTTGTTAAATATTTATACAAAACACATTCTTCAAATAAAAAAACACCACTATAA
- a CDS encoding MAGa7180 family putative nuclease, whose translation MKRHFYNKREYFIDKETKTLHLKPEFHKMLLEKKLWGKFGFKKIGGSNISEVLKTDEYKSEFAAFVKISWLGMPILDEKYIKAGVIIEPKVLEILESKLAEPIKRFNPADYNYDYFAGQDPIIGGIPDGFIESKKYLLEIKTAQEKKFDSWLSQGVPISYQKQAQLYSYLMGVETFFIVATFLKEEDYINPETYPIKKRKLKSFKYTVNKDQVIDDIEKVKEWYIKHTTSGISPQYNDYLDGELLDWLDCSNEEEMKQLLVKWEKQGKYKPDEGK comes from the coding sequence ATGAAAAGGCATTTTTACAACAAACGCGAGTATTTTATTGATAAGGAAACCAAAACATTACATTTAAAACCAGAATTCCACAAAATGCTTTTAGAAAAAAAGCTTTGAGGAAAATTTGGTTTTAAAAAAATTGGTGGTTCAAATATTTCAGAAGTTTTAAAAACAGATGAATACAAATCAGAATTTGCTGCATTTGTAAAAATTTCATGATTAGGAATGCCAATTTTAGATGAAAAATATATTAAAGCTGGAGTGATAATTGAACCTAAAGTATTAGAAATTTTAGAATCAAAACTTGCTGAACCAATTAAACGTTTTAATCCAGCAGATTACAACTATGATTATTTTGCAGGTCAAGATCCCATTATTGGTGGTATTCCTGATGGATTTATTGAAAGTAAAAAGTATTTACTAGAAATTAAAACAGCACAAGAAAAAAAGTTTGATAGTTGATTAAGCCAGGGAGTACCAATTAGTTATCAAAAGCAGGCTCAACTTTATAGCTATTTAATGGGTGTGGAAACTTTTTTTATTGTTGCTACTTTTTTAAAAGAAGAAGATTATATCAATCCTGAAACATACCCAATTAAAAAAAGAAAATTGAAATCATTTAAATATACTGTGAATAAAGATCAAGTAATAGATGATATTGAGAAAGTAAAAGAATGATATATTAAACATACCACATCAGGTATTTCTCCCCAATATAATGATTATTTAGATGGAGAATTACTTGATTGATTAGATTGCAGCAATGAAGAAGAAATGAAACAGTTACTAGTTAAATGAGAAAAACAAGGAAAATACAAACCAGATGAAGGAAAATAA
- a CDS encoding PfkB family carbohydrate kinase, whose product MIYTLTLSPSIDYFIEGQDFQLSGVSRFENSQLLPGGKGINASIVLSRLGFQNQAITCFDQNSFNLVVPLLSQEKNVEIYNIATEQRTRINIKYYANNASFEINGPRTVLNQQELAKLDAVIAKLKADDLIFIMGISSQEIIYAIIEKLKKQHVNFVLDIDSLELKNFLQYQPLLIKPNQDELERLFGIKINDEKDILQALETIQKLGAKNIIISFDARGSYLLDQNGAIYKAKIIKPLDKVVSATGAGDTLISTFIIFQRSLQDSQKAFHYASAAAMATVSEKWLATKAKFEKYLNHIKIIKIK is encoded by the coding sequence ATGATTTATACTTTAACTTTATCGCCTTCGATTGATTATTTTATTGAAGGGCAAGACTTTCAACTATCCGGTGTTTCGCGTTTTGAAAATTCCCAACTTTTACCAGGTGGTAAAGGCATTAATGCCTCGATCGTATTAAGTCGGCTAGGTTTTCAAAACCAAGCAATTACTTGTTTTGATCAAAATAGTTTTAATTTAGTTGTTCCATTATTATCACAAGAAAAAAATGTAGAAATTTATAATATTGCAACTGAGCAAAGAACAAGGATTAATATTAAATACTATGCCAACAATGCTAGTTTTGAAATCAATGGTCCAAGAACAGTTTTAAATCAGCAAGAACTAGCTAAACTAGATGCAGTAATTGCAAAATTAAAAGCAGATGATTTAATTTTTATTATGGGCATAAGTTCTCAAGAGATAATTTATGCCATTATTGAAAAATTGAAAAAACAACATGTTAATTTTGTTTTAGATATTGATAGTCTGGAATTGAAAAATTTTTTACAATATCAACCCTTACTAATTAAACCAAATCAGGATGAATTAGAACGTTTATTTGGTATTAAAATAAATGATGAAAAAGACATTTTACAAGCATTAGAAACAATTCAAAAGTTAGGGGCAAAAAATATCATTATTTCTTTTGATGCTAGAGGTTCTTATCTTTTAGATCAAAACGGAGCAATTTATAAAGCAAAAATCATTAAACCACTAGATAAAGTGGTTTCTGCTACCGGTGCAGGTGATACACTTATTTCTACTTTTATAATTTTTCAAAGATCATTACAAGATAGTCAAAAAGCTTTTCATTATGCATCAGCTGCAGCTATGGCTACAGTGAGCGAAAAATGATTAGCAACAAAAGCAAAATTTGAAAAATATCTTAATCATATTAAAATCATTAAAATTAAATAA